ACGCACCGGTAGTATCGTTATTTTTGAAACGGGCTTCGGCTTCCCAAAGGTTCCACCAGGGCCATACACGAACGTTCTGGTCATTGTCCAGACCAACATGGTTCATGCGTGGGCGGATGGTGACTGAACCGTAATCGCACCAGTTATGTTTTTTCAGAAAATCAAGTGTTTGCTTCGAGCGCTGCTCATCGGTGGCGCCGATCTTCAACAGCATCGCCTGCGATGCCTGGGAACTGCGGCGGCAAACGCCATCCCATAAGAGCATATTGCTGAAATAGCCTTTATCATCATTCCAATACTTTGTATTCAGCGCATTCACTGTACGGGTATACAAAGTCTGTAATTTTTTTGCATCTTTTGAATTTCCAATAGCTGCTTCGATGAGTGCTGCATAGTTCAGCATGGAAGCATACATGGCATTGGAGGCCAGTGTTTGTACGCCGTTAGTGCTCAGCATCATGATCATATGGTCCATAAAGTCGGTCACATCGGTGATCAGTCCGTCTTCATCATAATCACGTTTGATCCAGAAATTCACCCAGGGCCGCATCAAAGCGGCATCTTTCTTCAGTGTATCTAGGTTGCCGGAGAACTGGTACCAGGTCCAGATGGAGCGCATCGTCCAGCCAACTTCCGAAGCAGTGCCACCCTGTGATGGGTCATTGGAATTCTTGCAATCTTCCGGTTGCATCATCGCATAACGCTGCAGGTCATACGAAAGTGATTTCCTCGCCATCTCTTCACGGCCCGATACCAGTGCGCCGGGCAATAATCCTGATCCCAGGTCGCGGGCCCAGATATCGAGCCAGCGGAACAGTTCACAATACATCATCTCACCATTGTAGCTGAGGTCCAGCAGGGATTGTGAGAAAGCAACTGCTTTATCGAGTGTTGGCTGCGGCGAACGCAATACCAGTTTGCTGCGATAAGGTTGCTCCAATGCCTGGCGGAAACTGCCGGAAGTCAGCTGCGGCAGCTTTCCATCTTTTTGCAGGAATATGGTTCGTTTCTTTCCGGCTTCCTTTTCTTCGTTGCGCAACAGGGAATTGGCAGGGTCAGCTGAAAGCCGGGTATCCACTAACGGGCTTGTTTCCACGAGGATGGTAAACCCTGATCCCTGAAGCACTCCATATGTTATATTGATCGTATCTCTTCCAACACGGATCTCATAGGAAGCGCCGCCCGGAAAAACAGCAGAGTTCCATAAGGTACTGGATGGAAGCAGCTCTTCATCCTGCCTGAAGAACCGGAACATGCCTTCCAGTTTCAGCCCCCTGGCTGCGAGGAAACGGTCAGCAGAAACTTTTATGATGAATCTGCCATCCCCCACCAGCGCCGTTGTTGCCTTACCGGTATAGCGCAGCGAAAGATCTTCCTGGCTCCTGAGCAACAACGGCGTCAGGAAAAATAAAAAATGGGACAGCAAAAATTTCATCCTTGAATTGCTTATTCTTTTGTGAAATACTTAGTAGCCATCGTTCTGGGTCAGGTGTGGATTCTTGTCCATCACCGTCAGTGGAATGGGGAACAAATAAGTATGTTTATCGGCCGGATCGGGATTGGGTTTGAAATCCCAGGTGCTTCCAAACTTATCGAAACGGATGAGGTCGTTCCTTCTCCATCCTTCGAATACGAACTCAAATCCACGCTCTTTCAGCAGCAGGTCAAGAGTGAGTTGCGCATATGGTTTGGGGTAGTAAAGTTCCGGCCACGCACTTCGTTTACCAATGCACGGGCAGCAGGTTCATTGGCATTACTGAGCCTGAGCAGGTTCTCGGCTTTCATCAGCAGGATATCCGAATACCGGAAAATGGCAAAGTCGTTGTTCATATGCGTTCTGCCGCCTTTTTCCACTTCCCATTTGAACAAGCGCGCTCCTTCATTTTCATTGGCGTTGGCATAATTCACAACATCGATGGTATAGTTCAGTTGAGTGATCCCATCACGGGTGAAGATCGGCTGTCCACCGGGTGTGCTTTGTGGTCCGATCAGGAATGAACGGCGGCGCGCATCATCTGTATCGAAGGATTTCACAAAACCCGGTACAGCACAGGGACCATTCCAGGAACTGAACTGCACATCGAACGCCACGTATTGTGAGTAATGCCACGACATCTGGTATGGAATGAAATATCCCCGGAAATAATCTGCATCATAGGGGATCGCCCAGATGTT
This portion of the Pseudobacter ginsenosidimutans genome encodes:
- a CDS encoding RagB/SusD family nutrient uptake outer membrane protein produces the protein MGKRSAWPELYYPKPYAQLTLDLLLKERGFEFVFEGWRRNDLIRFDKFGSTWDFKPNPDPADKHTYLFPIPLTVMDKNPHLTQNDGY